From the Vibrio algarum genome, one window contains:
- a CDS encoding esterase/lipase family protein — translation MRKMEQILNVISWGLVLILGSGCSYIGLTQNVALLNHSSSISGVVGSEESDTPIVVTLNKVTGENVKLEEFVTTFPNDLFRFTVEEGSYYLFAFEDPNKNFTLDENERIAFYGSPSLLRLEPHENVGNLNLQLLSTDSAKRVLPRIYSPESPYKPVSHQSNSLGKVVIPSYFQPTVGRLGMWEPVKFHEMGNSGIFFLEEYEPHKIPVLFVHGMSGSGYDWLNLANELDRNIYQPWIVQYPSGIDLELSSQMLHQSVTELAIRFDVSEIKVVAHSMGGLVSKSFINHVFSSKPQQPNISSFITISTPWAGHDAAQIGIKYMPVAVPSWFNMAPNSKFLRNLKAVPLREHLSFHLFFSYRDNPSLISSKNTDGVVSIESQLMTEAQDDAISVYGLNESHTSILKSPIMAKKLNEALKMSH, via the coding sequence ATGCGTAAGATGGAACAAATACTTAATGTCATTTCTTGGGGGCTGGTGTTAATTTTAGGGTCAGGTTGCTCCTATATTGGTTTAACTCAAAATGTGGCGCTATTAAACCATTCGTCAAGTATTTCTGGTGTTGTTGGATCAGAAGAAAGCGATACACCCATTGTCGTTACTCTGAATAAGGTTACTGGCGAAAATGTAAAACTAGAGGAATTCGTTACCACTTTTCCAAATGACTTATTCAGATTCACAGTTGAAGAAGGGAGCTATTACCTATTTGCATTTGAAGATCCGAATAAGAACTTCACTTTAGATGAGAATGAAAGGATCGCATTCTACGGCTCACCCAGTTTATTGAGGCTGGAGCCACATGAGAACGTAGGTAACTTAAACCTTCAACTTCTATCTACTGACAGTGCAAAAAGAGTCTTACCACGCATATATAGTCCCGAAAGCCCATATAAACCAGTAAGTCACCAAAGTAACTCTTTAGGCAAAGTAGTTATACCATCGTACTTCCAACCAACAGTTGGTCGTTTAGGTATGTGGGAACCGGTGAAGTTTCATGAAATGGGAAATAGTGGAATTTTTTTCCTGGAAGAATACGAACCTCATAAAATCCCTGTGCTTTTTGTTCATGGAATGAGTGGGTCAGGTTACGATTGGTTGAATCTTGCAAATGAACTGGATAGAAATATCTACCAGCCATGGATAGTGCAGTACCCATCAGGTATAGATTTAGAGTTGTCTTCCCAAATGCTACATCAATCTGTCACGGAGCTAGCGATTCGCTTCGATGTAAGTGAAATAAAAGTGGTAGCTCACAGTATGGGTGGGTTAGTATCAAAGAGCTTTATAAATCATGTATTTTCTTCGAAACCGCAACAACCTAATATATCTTCCTTTATAACTATATCTACACCATGGGCTGGGCATGATGCTGCGCAAATAGGAATTAAATACATGCCTGTTGCCGTTCCATCCTGGTTCAACATGGCTCCGAATAGTAAGTTTCTGCGTAATCTTAAAGCCGTTCCTCTAAGAGAACATCTTTCATTTCATTTATTTTTCAGCTATCGCGATAACCCGAGCCTTATTTCGTCTAAAAATACAGATGGTGTCGTTTCAATAGAGAGCCAGCTCATGACTGAAGCGCAAGATGAC